A window from Populus trichocarpa isolate Nisqually-1 chromosome 3, P.trichocarpa_v4.1, whole genome shotgun sequence encodes these proteins:
- the LOC18096908 gene encoding novel plant SNARE 11 encodes MDPLSSISEELAEINGQIADIFRALSNGFQKLEKIKDVNRQSRQLEELTGKLRECKRLIKEFDREMKDMESRNDPDTNKMLNEKKQSMIKELNSYVALKKQYATNLENNKRVDLFDGPNEELHDDNVLLASSMTNQQLVDHGNQMMDETDQAIERGKKVVQDTINVGTETAAALKAQTEQMSRIVNELDSIHFSIKKASQLVKEIGRQVATDKCIMALLFLIVVGVIAIIIVKLVNPSNKDIRDIPGLAPPAPSRRLLWIPNQETS; translated from the exons ATGGATCCTTTATCGTCGATCAGTGAAGAGCTAGCAGAGATCAATGGACAGATCGCCGATATTTTTCGAGCTTTATC AAATGGGTTCCAGAAATTGGAGAAGATTAAGGATGTCAATAGACAGAGTAGGCAGCTGGAAGAACTTACGGGGAAGCTGCGGGAGTGTAAGAG GCTTATCAAAGAGTTTGACAGAGAAATGAAGGATATGGAGAGTAGAAATGATCCAGACACCAACAAAATGCTGAATGAGAAAAAGCAGTCAATG ATCAAAGAGTTGAATTCATATGTTGCTCTTAAAAAACA ATATGCGACCAATCTTGAAAACAACAAGAGAGTTGATCTCTTTGATGGGCCCAATGAAGAGTTACATGATGACAATGTGTTGCTAGCTTCGT CTATGACAAACCAACAGCTAGTGGATCATGGAAATCAGATGATGGATGAGACTGATCAGGCAATTGAGAGGGGAAAAAAG GTTGTTCAAGACACCATCAATGTTGGAACAGAAACTGCAGCAGCTCTTAAGGCTCAG ACTGAACAAATGAGTAGGATTGTTAATGAGCTCGACTCTATCCATTTCTCAATCAAGAAAGCTTCGCAATTGGTGAAGGAAATTGGTAGGCAG GTTGCAACTGACAAGTGCATTATGGCATTACTCTTCCTTATTGTTGTTGGAGTCATAGCAATCATTATTGTGAAG CTCGTGAACCCAAGCAACAAGGACATTCGGGATATTCCAGGATTAGCCCCGCCTGCACCGTCTCGCAGATTACTTTGGATTCCTAATCAAGAAACAAGCTAG